From the genome of Fusobacterium varium, one region includes:
- the nudF_1 gene encoding ADP-ribose pyrophosphatase — MKLEKLEDLKFLKIAVEKHPTTGIQLEYLDKPNAIAALVLNATGNKALLVKQYRPGFQGYMYEIPAGIMEDGENSLYTLEREIEEETGYLKNDYNIIYTPKKPLILSPGYTSEALYIYIIQLKNDSITPQNLKLDIGEDLVGTWFPLNEIEEITSDFKTIFAIHLYRNIKNS, encoded by the coding sequence ATGAAATTAGAAAAATTAGAAGATTTAAAATTTCTTAAAATTGCTGTTGAAAAGCATCCAACTACTGGTATACAACTGGAATATTTGGACAAGCCCAATGCAATTGCTGCTCTAGTGTTAAATGCAACTGGAAATAAAGCTCTTCTTGTAAAACAATACAGACCTGGATTTCAAGGATATATGTATGAAATACCTGCTGGAATAATGGAAGATGGAGAAAATTCTTTGTACACTTTAGAAAGAGAAATAGAAGAAGAAACTGGATATTTAAAAAATGATTACAATATTATTTATACTCCTAAAAAACCTTTGATTTTATCTCCTGGATACACAAGTGAAGCTTTATATATTTATATTATCCAATTAAAAAATGATTCTATTACTCCACAAAACTTAAAATTAGACATTGGAGAAGACTTAGTTGGTACTTGGTTCCCCTTGAATGAAATTGAAGAGATTACAAGTGATTTTAAAACTATATTTGCCATTCATCTTTATAGAAATATTAAGAATTCCTAA
- the tufA_1 gene encoding Elongation factor Tu, giving the protein MDGAILVVSAADGPMPQTREHILLSRQVGVPYIVVYLNKADMVDDPELLELVEMEVRELLTEYGFPGDDIPVITGSSLGALNGEQKWVDQIMALMNAVDEYIPTPERAVDQPFLMPIEDVFTITGRGTVVTGRVERGIVKVGEELEIIGIKPTAKTTCTGVEMFRKLLDQGQAGDNIGALLRGTKKEDVERGQVLAKPGTILPHTGFRSEVYVLTKEEGGRHTPFFSGYRPQFYFRTTDITGAVTLPEGVEMVMPGDNIEMRVELIHPIAMETGLRFAIREGGRTVASGVVAEITK; this is encoded by the coding sequence ATGGACGGAGCTATCCTAGTTGTATCAGCAGCAGATGGACCAATGCCTCAAACAAGAGAACACATCCTACTATCAAGACAGGTTGGAGTTCCTTATATCGTAGTATACTTAAATAAAGCAGATATGGTAGACGATCCAGAATTACTAGAACTAGTAGAAATGGAAGTAAGAGAACTATTAACTGAGTATGGATTCCCAGGAGATGATATTCCAGTAATAACAGGATCATCTTTAGGAGCACTAAATGGAGAGCAAAAATGGGTAGATCAAATAATGGCGCTAATGAACGCAGTAGATGAGTATATCCCAACTCCAGAAAGAGCAGTAGATCAACCATTCTTGATGCCAATAGAAGACGTGTTCACAATAACAGGAAGAGGAACAGTTGTAACAGGAAGAGTAGAAAGAGGAATAGTAAAAGTAGGAGAAGAATTAGAAATAATAGGAATCAAACCTACAGCAAAGACAACATGTACAGGAGTAGAAATGTTTAGAAAACTACTTGACCAAGGACAAGCAGGAGATAACATAGGAGCTCTATTAAGAGGAACAAAAAAAGAAGATGTAGAAAGAGGACAAGTACTAGCAAAACCAGGAACAATCCTACCACATACAGGATTCAGATCAGAGGTATATGTACTAACTAAAGAAGAGGGAGGAAGACATACACCATTCTTCTCAGGATATAGACCACAATTCTACTTCAGAACTACAGATATAACAGGAGCAGTAACATTACCAGAGGGAGTAGAAATGGTAATGCCAGGAGATAACATTGAAATGAGAGTAGAATTAATCCACCCAATAGCAATGGAAACAGGATTAAGATTCGCAATCAGAGAAGGTGGAAGAACAGTAGCTTCTGGTGTAGTTGCTGAAATTACTAAATAG
- the ppnK gene encoding Probable inorganic polyphosphate/ATP-NAD kinase, giving the protein MKKVCIIYNFEKKIAKEIYIESVEYFCKRNIEVLSVENSSEADFAVVIGGDGTLLRSFKHFIFRSKMYVIAINAGSLGFLTEIKKEKVFEEYDNFLNGTFKYEKRHILEIKINHKKYYALNEIVISKGGITSKVLRVSFSSDDEYMCTYKGDGVIISTPTGSTAYSMSAGGPIVKSNMKAIIITPLAPHNLNTRPIVISGEEKLQIQLEDTDRTGQIVVDGQVSTKVNSESIIDIEYSSMTLNLVIPKDRNYYSVLREKLKWGDNLC; this is encoded by the coding sequence ATGAAAAAGGTGTGCATCATTTATAATTTTGAAAAAAAAATTGCAAAAGAAATATATATAGAAAGTGTTGAATATTTTTGTAAAAGAAATATAGAAGTACTTTCTGTAGAAAATAGTTCTGAAGCTGATTTTGCTGTAGTTATAGGAGGAGATGGAACTCTTTTAAGATCATTTAAGCATTTTATATTTAGGTCTAAAATGTATGTCATTGCAATAAATGCTGGAAGTTTAGGATTTCTGACTGAGATAAAAAAAGAAAAAGTATTTGAAGAATATGATAATTTTTTAAATGGAACTTTCAAATATGAAAAAAGACATATATTAGAAATAAAAATAAATCATAAGAAATATTATGCATTAAATGAAATAGTTATATCAAAAGGTGGAATAACCTCAAAAGTACTAAGAGTTAGCTTTTCATCTGATGATGAATATATGTGTACATATAAGGGAGATGGAGTTATAATTTCTACTCCAACAGGGTCTACAGCATATTCTATGTCAGCAGGGGGACCTATAGTAAAATCTAATATGAAAGCTATTATAATAACACCTTTAGCACCACATAATCTTAATACAAGACCTATTGTAATAAGTGGTGAGGAAAAACTTCAGATACAGTTGGAAGATACAGATAGAACAGGTCAAATAGTAGTAGATGGACAGGTAAGTACAAAAGTCAACAGTGAAAGTATAATTGATATTGAATACTCAAGCATGACTTTAAACCTTGTAATACCTAAGGATCGAAATTATTATAGTGTCCTTAGAGAAAAATTGAAGTGGGGAGATAATCTATGTTAA
- the era gene encoding GTPase Era, producing the protein MKAGFIAVVGRPNVGKSTLINKLVSEKVAIVSDKAGTTRDNIKGILNLNDNQYIFIDTPGIHKAKHLLGEYMTNSAIRVLKDVDVILFLLDGSQEISTGDQFVMERVMEAKKTPRILVINKIDKLSDEQLVAKREEVKEKLGEFDAVVEISGQYAFGLPRLLEAIEPFMEEGIKYYPDDMYTDMSVYKIITEIVREKILLKTRDEIPHSVAIEILDVAKRENGRDKFDVNIYVERDSQKGIIIGKNGKLLKEIGTEARKDIEALLGEPIYLTLWVKVKDDWRKKKPFLKELGYVDEK; encoded by the coding sequence ATGAAAGCAGGATTTATAGCAGTTGTAGGCAGACCTAATGTTGGAAAGTCTACATTGATAAATAAGCTTGTATCTGAAAAAGTTGCAATAGTTTCAGATAAAGCAGGAACAACTAGAGATAATATAAAAGGAATACTTAATTTGAATGACAATCAGTATATCTTTATAGATACTCCAGGAATACATAAAGCAAAACATCTTCTTGGTGAATATATGACCAACAGTGCCATTAGGGTATTAAAAGATGTAGATGTAATACTTTTTCTTTTAGATGGGTCACAGGAAATAAGTACTGGAGATCAATTTGTTATGGAAAGGGTAATGGAAGCTAAAAAAACTCCAAGAATACTTGTGATTAATAAAATAGATAAACTTTCTGATGAACAGCTCGTTGCAAAAAGAGAAGAAGTAAAAGAAAAACTTGGAGAATTTGATGCAGTAGTTGAAATATCTGGGCAATATGCTTTTGGATTACCTAGATTATTAGAGGCAATTGAACCATTTATGGAAGAAGGAATCAAATATTATCCTGATGATATGTATACAGATATGTCTGTTTATAAAATAATAACTGAAATAGTGAGAGAAAAAATACTTTTGAAAACAAGAGATGAGATACCTCATTCAGTGGCTATTGAAATATTAGATGTAGCTAAAAGAGAGAATGGTCGGGATAAATTTGATGTAAATATATATGTAGAAAGAGATTCTCAAAAGGGTATTATTATAGGAAAAAATGGTAAACTTTTAAAAGAGATAGGGACAGAAGCGAGAAAAGATATAGAAGCACTTCTTGGAGAGCCTATTTATCTAACACTTTGGGTAAAGGTAAAAGATGATTGGAGAAAGAAAAAACCATTTTTAAAAGAATTGGGATATGTAGACGAGAAATAA
- the xerC_1 gene encoding Tyrosine recombinase XerC has product MDFVKEFLETSKENGKITDTTHEMYQRDLKDFKEFIRGKEWIDVDNDDILKYIEELKKKYSDRSIYRKVSSLKSFYRYLLQKRIIDFMPMKEIELPKLQKAPLKILELQELNRVLEQCGDSFEGKRDSLVIRLLCETGLKINDILEIEKDMLETYEYKNITTTKGKRVYSEPISEKLGSDLKNYIEMLKNPEEKRVFGQLSRQGFRARFISYGKKAGIKQEISPNMIKRISIEIKDKHGNDDISFIEKIREAYMKIGIGDD; this is encoded by the coding sequence ATGGATTTTGTGAAAGAATTTTTAGAAACATCAAAAGAAAATGGAAAAATCACAGATACTACTCATGAAATGTATCAAAGAGATTTGAAAGATTTTAAAGAGTTTATCAGAGGAAAAGAATGGATAGATGTTGATAATGATGATATTTTAAAGTATATAGAAGAACTGAAAAAGAAATATAGTGATAGATCCATTTACAGAAAAGTAAGTTCTTTGAAAAGCTTCTATAGATATCTTTTACAGAAAAGAATAATAGATTTTATGCCTATGAAAGAGATAGAGCTTCCAAAGCTCCAAAAGGCACCTTTGAAGATTTTGGAACTTCAAGAACTGAATAGAGTACTGGAACAGTGTGGGGATAGTTTTGAAGGAAAAAGAGATAGTCTGGTAATAAGATTATTGTGTGAAACAGGATTAAAAATAAATGATATTTTAGAAATAGAAAAAGATATGCTTGAAACTTATGAGTATAAAAATATAACTACTACAAAGGGAAAAAGAGTGTACTCAGAACCTATAAGTGAAAAACTAGGATCAGATTTAAAAAATTATATAGAAATGTTGAAAAATCCAGAGGAAAAAAGAGTGTTTGGACAGCTTTCAAGACAGGGATTCAGGGCAAGATTTATATCATATGGAAAAAAAGCAGGGATAAAACAGGAAATATCTCCTAATATGATAAAAAGAATAAGTATAGAGATAAAAGATAAACACGGAAATGATGATATATCTTTTATAGAAAAAATAAGAGAAGCTTATATGAAAATAGGTATAGGAGATGATTAA
- the recN gene encoding Recombination protein N, which yields MLRELKIENLAIIDELDLEFGNGLIVLTGETGAGKSIILSGINLLIGEKASVDMIRSGEDHLLAQGVFEINDEQAEELSARFGIETEDNEVIVRRYLDTNGKGKAFVNNIRVSLSSLKDVMGTLVDIVGQHSHQMLLNKNNHIRLLDKFLGEEGKALRENIGRKYNEHRDIVLQIDNIEKTRQEAIEKREFYEFQLAEIDRVNPQPEEDIRLEEEYKKLFNAGKIKDKILDSNLQLRDGEFNALHFIYNSRKNIESLCRYGDEFQEILEKLEKVYYELEDCVDILDTIDQDIDIDETRLQKVVDRLDAINKMKSKYGATIEEIIEFRNGIAEKVELLDENNFEVKRLLKLKEEVEKSYWKYAKELRELRLKKSIEIEKELENELKFLKMGDAKFHIVVDKMDSMGINGSDNVEFLISTNVGQDMKPLWKIASGGEVSRIMLALKVIFSRVDNIPILIFDEIDTGVGGETVRKIANKMREIGEHAQVVSITHSPAIAARAHQQFYIKKETVNNNTSTTVKKLDTKGRIEEIARMLAGENVTEAVRKHAEELLNEE from the coding sequence ATGTTAAGAGAGCTTAAAATAGAAAATCTGGCTATAATTGATGAACTTGATTTAGAATTTGGTAATGGACTCATAGTTCTTACAGGAGAAACAGGAGCAGGAAAATCTATTATTCTAAGTGGAATAAATCTCCTCATAGGAGAAAAAGCTTCTGTAGATATGATAAGAAGTGGAGAAGATCATCTTCTTGCTCAGGGAGTTTTTGAAATAAATGATGAACAGGCAGAGGAACTCTCTGCCCGTTTTGGCATAGAAACAGAAGATAATGAAGTAATTGTGAGGAGATATTTAGATACAAATGGGAAGGGAAAAGCCTTTGTAAATAATATAAGAGTATCTCTTAGTAGTCTTAAAGATGTTATGGGAACTTTGGTAGATATAGTAGGACAGCATTCTCATCAAATGCTCCTTAATAAAAATAATCATATTAGGCTTCTTGATAAATTTTTAGGAGAAGAAGGAAAAGCTTTAAGAGAAAATATTGGCAGAAAATATAATGAACATAGAGATATTGTTTTGCAAATAGATAATATTGAAAAAACAAGACAGGAAGCTATAGAAAAAAGAGAATTTTATGAGTTCCAGCTGGCTGAAATTGACAGAGTAAATCCACAGCCTGAAGAAGATATCAGGCTGGAAGAAGAATATAAAAAGCTTTTTAATGCTGGAAAAATAAAAGATAAAATACTTGATTCAAATTTACAGTTAAGAGATGGAGAATTTAATGCACTGCACTTTATATATAATTCAAGGAAAAATATAGAGAGTCTATGCAGATATGGAGATGAGTTTCAGGAAATTTTAGAAAAACTTGAAAAAGTTTATTATGAACTTGAAGATTGCGTTGATATATTGGACACTATAGATCAGGATATAGATATAGATGAAACAAGACTGCAAAAAGTAGTGGATAGACTTGATGCTATTAATAAAATGAAGAGTAAATATGGTGCAACAATTGAGGAAATTATAGAGTTTAGAAATGGAATAGCTGAAAAAGTAGAGCTTTTAGATGAAAATAATTTTGAAGTAAAAAGACTGTTGAAATTGAAGGAAGAAGTAGAAAAAAGTTATTGGAAATATGCAAAAGAACTAAGAGAATTGAGATTAAAAAAATCCATTGAAATAGAAAAAGAACTTGAAAATGAGTTGAAATTTTTAAAAATGGGAGATGCAAAATTCCATATTGTTGTAGATAAAATGGATTCTATGGGAATAAATGGTTCTGATAATGTAGAATTTCTTATTTCTACAAATGTAGGACAGGATATGAAACCTTTGTGGAAAATAGCTTCAGGTGGTGAAGTTAGCAGGATAATGCTTGCCTTAAAAGTGATATTCTCAAGAGTTGACAATATTCCTATTCTTATTTTTGATGAAATAGACACAGGAGTAGGGGGAGAAACTGTTAGAAAAATAGCTAATAAAATGAGAGAAATAGGAGAGCATGCACAAGTAGTATCTATAACACATTCTCCAGCTATAGCAGCAAGAGCCCATCAACAATTCTATATAAAGAAAGAAACAGTAAATAACAATACTTCTACTACTGTTAAAAAATTAGATACAAAAGGAAGAATAGAGGAAATTGCAAGAATGCTGGCAGGAGAAAATGTAACAGAAGCAGTACGCAAACATGCAGAAGAGCTTTTAAATGAGGAGTAA
- a CDS encoding Putative multidrug export ATP-binding/permease protein SAV1866 has translation MFKKFIAYYKPYKKMFFLDLLVATISALCDLVYPMITREIANHTIPNREFRAIGVFAGVLIGIYVIKMFCAYFMQYWGHLVGVGMQADMRRDVYSHLQNLPIRYFDNTQTGSIMSRIVNDLQDISELAHHGPEDLFISFFMIVGSFLVLIRINVGLTIIIFCLLPLIIIYSLFQRKRMLAAFVKTREKTGDINARLQNSISGIRVSKAFVINENERERFEEDNQRFVDARSKSYKIMAEYGAGVGFLTDLLDYAVLIFGGIFAYMGKINIGDFLAYLLYIKIFTQPIKRLIAFVEQYQNGMSGFKRFLDIISEEEETDKPNAEELGKVEGEIDFQNVSFKHEDKEVLKNVSLKIPKGKMLALVGPSGGGKTTLCNLIPRFYTIDDGDIKIDGKSIYDVKLESLRKNIGIVQQDVFLFTGTIKENILVGNSEATDDEVMIAAKKANIHDLIMEMPDGYNTFVGERGVKLSGGQKQRIAIARIFLKNPPILILDEATSALDNITERLIQKSLEELCKGRTTIVVAHRLSTIQNADEIIVLTDNGIEERGTHKELLENKGFYHKLHNMSNL, from the coding sequence ATGTTTAAAAAATTTATAGCTTACTATAAACCGTATAAAAAAATGTTTTTTCTAGATTTACTTGTGGCAACCATTTCTGCACTATGTGATTTGGTATACCCAATGATAACTAGAGAAATAGCCAATCATACAATTCCTAATAGGGAATTTAGAGCCATTGGAGTATTTGCAGGAGTACTTATAGGGATATATGTGATAAAGATGTTTTGTGCCTATTTTATGCAGTATTGGGGGCATCTTGTAGGAGTAGGAATGCAGGCTGATATGAGAAGAGATGTATATAGTCACCTTCAGAATCTTCCTATTAGATATTTTGATAATACTCAAACAGGAAGTATAATGTCAAGAATAGTCAATGACTTACAGGATATATCAGAACTTGCACATCATGGACCAGAGGATTTATTCATATCTTTCTTTATGATAGTGGGATCTTTTTTAGTATTGATTAGGATAAATGTTGGATTGACAATTATAATATTTTGCCTTTTACCACTTATTATAATATATAGCTTATTTCAAAGAAAAAGAATGCTGGCTGCATTTGTAAAAACTAGAGAAAAAACTGGTGATATCAATGCGAGATTACAAAATAGTATTTCAGGAATAAGAGTATCAAAAGCTTTTGTTATTAATGAAAATGAGAGAGAAAGATTTGAAGAAGATAATCAAAGATTTGTAGATGCAAGAAGTAAATCATATAAGATAATGGCAGAATATGGTGCAGGAGTAGGATTTTTAACAGATCTTTTAGACTATGCAGTCCTTATATTTGGAGGAATATTTGCATATATGGGAAAAATAAATATAGGAGATTTTCTTGCTTATCTTTTATATATAAAAATATTTACTCAGCCAATAAAAAGACTTATAGCATTTGTGGAGCAGTATCAAAATGGAATGAGTGGTTTTAAAAGATTTTTAGATATAATTTCAGAAGAGGAAGAAACTGATAAACCTAATGCTGAAGAATTAGGGAAAGTAGAAGGAGAAATAGATTTTCAAAATGTATCATTTAAGCATGAAGATAAAGAAGTTTTAAAGAATGTTTCTCTGAAAATACCAAAAGGGAAAATGCTTGCATTAGTGGGTCCTTCTGGAGGAGGAAAAACAACTTTGTGTAATCTTATTCCAAGATTTTATACTATTGATGATGGGGATATAAAAATAGATGGAAAAAGTATATATGATGTAAAATTGGAATCTTTAAGAAAGAATATTGGAATAGTACAACAAGATGTATTTTTGTTCACAGGAACTATAAAAGAAAATATTTTGGTAGGAAATAGTGAAGCAACAGATGATGAAGTAATGATTGCTGCAAAAAAAGCAAATATTCATGATTTAATAATGGAAATGCCAGATGGATATAATACTTTTGTTGGAGAAAGAGGAGTAAAGCTTTCAGGGGGGCAAAAGCAAAGAATAGCTATTGCAAGAATATTTTTGAAAAATCCTCCAATATTAATATTAGATGAAGCAACATCTGCTCTTGATAACATTACAGAAAGACTTATTCAAAAATCACTTGAGGAACTATGCAAGGGAAGAACTACAATAGTAGTTGCCCATAGACTTTCTACTATTCAAAATGCTGATGAAATAATAGTTCTTACTGATAACGGAATAGAAGAAAGAGGAACCCATAAAGAACTTTTAGAAAATAAAGGTTTTTACCATAAGCTTCATAATATGAGTAATTTATAA
- the tkt gene encoding Transketolase, whose protein sequence is MKDIKTLEEKATSIRKSIVEMICEAKSGHPGGSLSATDILTVLYFSEMNIDPANPKMAGRDRFVLSKGHAAPALYATLAERGYFDKAILGTLRQYGSILQGHPDMKKVPGVEISTGSLGQGLSVANGMALNAKLSGESYRTYIILGDGELQEGQIWEAAMTAAHYKLDNVCAFLDFNNLQIDGNVDKIMGIEPVDAKWEAFGWNVIKIDGHNFEEILSALDKAKEVKGKPTIVIAKTVKGKGVSFMENVCGFHGVAPTKEETEKALAELNSK, encoded by the coding sequence ATGAAAGATATCAAAACTCTAGAGGAAAAAGCTACTAGTATAAGAAAATCTATTGTAGAAATGATTTGTGAAGCAAAGTCAGGGCATCCAGGAGGATCACTGTCAGCAACAGATATTTTAACAGTTCTATATTTTTCAGAAATGAATATAGACCCAGCTAATCCTAAAATGGCAGGAAGAGATAGATTTGTATTATCGAAAGGACATGCAGCACCAGCATTATATGCTACACTTGCAGAAAGAGGATACTTTGATAAGGCTATCTTAGGAACTTTAAGACAATACGGATCAATATTACAGGGACACCCTGATATGAAAAAAGTTCCAGGAGTAGAAATATCTACAGGATCATTAGGACAGGGATTATCAGTAGCAAATGGTATGGCATTGAATGCTAAACTTTCTGGAGAATCATATAGAACATATATTATTTTAGGAGATGGAGAATTACAAGAAGGACAAATATGGGAAGCTGCAATGACAGCAGCACACTATAAGCTTGATAATGTATGTGCATTCTTAGATTTTAATAATCTTCAAATAGATGGAAATGTAGATAAAATTATGGGGATAGAACCTGTTGATGCAAAATGGGAAGCTTTTGGTTGGAATGTTATAAAAATAGATGGACATAATTTTGAAGAAATTCTTTCTGCTCTGGATAAAGCAAAAGAGGTAAAAGGAAAGCCAACTATTGTGATAGCTAAAACTGTAAAAGGTAAAGGAGTGTCTTTTATGGAAAATGTTTGTGGATTCCACGGAGTAGCTCCAACTAAAGAAGAAACAGAAAAAGCATTAGCAGAACTTAACAGTAAATAA
- the envC gene encoding Septal ring factor, whose amino-acid sequence MKRVVLFFMFFSVLSFSDSVSDMEKKVKNIERQINQKNTRIKTIDVEKQKIAKQIKDIEKDIVSIEKEREKIVEEIKTVSKNIEYGEKNLAISSDEMKRKKLEYKAKLIAWNRYVYDKDEEIVTESLLRKNFKNLLNGDLKKMDYIQSVQVDIKKVKKDIESEKLKLSTLRNKLAQNLKNIDRMKKEKNSLIARLNNEKTTHVKTISKLQKEKERIEKQIKQIIVARSKEDKQVVNKSQAYSKLGKVLKPVEGRIVVNFEQEKEQGVTSNGIEILAQMGRKVIASSGGKVIYSDNFQGLGKVVMIDYGYNMIGVYGNLISTNVKLNQTVGKGAEIGVLGLSTEGKPNLYYELRFNLKPIDPVPMF is encoded by the coding sequence TTGAAAAGGGTAGTTCTGTTTTTTATGTTTTTTAGTGTTTTATCTTTTTCAGATTCTGTATCAGATATGGAAAAGAAAGTAAAAAATATAGAACGCCAAATAAATCAGAAAAACACTAGAATAAAAACTATTGATGTAGAAAAACAAAAAATAGCTAAACAGATAAAAGATATCGAAAAAGATATTGTAAGCATAGAAAAAGAAAGAGAAAAAATAGTTGAAGAGATAAAGACTGTTTCAAAAAATATAGAGTATGGAGAAAAAAATCTAGCAATAAGTTCTGATGAAATGAAAAGAAAAAAGTTGGAATATAAAGCTAAACTCATAGCATGGAATAGATATGTTTATGATAAAGATGAAGAAATTGTAACAGAATCTCTTTTAAGAAAGAATTTTAAAAATCTTTTAAATGGAGATTTAAAAAAAATGGACTATATTCAGTCTGTACAAGTAGATATCAAAAAAGTAAAAAAAGATATTGAAAGTGAAAAATTAAAATTGAGTACTCTTAGAAATAAGCTTGCTCAAAATTTAAAAAATATAGATAGAATGAAAAAAGAAAAAAATTCACTTATAGCAAGACTTAATAATGAAAAAACTACACATGTAAAAACTATAAGTAAACTTCAAAAGGAAAAAGAGAGAATAGAAAAACAAATCAAGCAGATTATAGTTGCTAGAAGTAAAGAAGATAAACAAGTAGTAAATAAAAGTCAAGCTTATTCTAAATTAGGAAAAGTTTTAAAACCTGTAGAAGGAAGAATTGTAGTAAATTTTGAGCAGGAAAAAGAACAGGGAGTAACAAGCAATGGAATAGAAATCCTTGCACAGATGGGAAGAAAAGTAATAGCATCATCAGGAGGAAAGGTAATTTATTCAGATAACTTCCAGGGGCTTGGAAAAGTGGTAATGATAGATTATGGATATAATATGATAGGTGTTTATGGAAATCTTATATCTACTAATGTAAAACTGAATCAGACAGTAGGAAAAGGTGCAGAAATAGGGGTGCTTGGACTTTCAACAGAGGGAAAACCAAATCTTTATTATGAGTTGAGGTTCAATTTGAAACCAATAGACCCTGTTCCAATGTTTTAA
- the tuf gene encoding Elongation factor Tu → MAKEKFERSKPHVNIGTIGHVDHGKTTTTAAISKVLSDLGLAKKLILIKLT, encoded by the coding sequence ATGGCTAAAGAGAAATTCGAAAGAAGCAAACCCCATGTAAACATTGGAACAATTGGACACGTTGACCACGGAAAAACAACTACAACAGCAGCTATTTCTAAAGTTTTATCAGATTTAGGACTAGCTAAAAAGTTGATTTTGATAAAATTGACGTAG
- the dxs_1 gene encoding 1-deoxy-D-xylulose-5-phosphate synthase, with protein sequence MSKKATRQAYGEALVELGKINKNIVVLDADLTKSTKTSMFQKEFPERHFNVGIAEADLMGTAAGFATCGKIPFASTFAMFAAGRAFEQIRNTIAYPKLNVKIAPTHAGISVGEDGGSHQSVEDIALMRSIPGMVVLSPADAVETKKMIFAAAEYEGPVYIRMGRLDVETIFDEETYDFQIGIANTIREGNDVTIAATGLMTYEALKAADILAQEGISVRVINVGTIKPLDGETILKAAKETKFIITAEEHSVIGGLGSAVSEFLSEVYPAKVKKLGIYDKFGQSGKANELLEKYELTAAKLVSMVKENM encoded by the coding sequence ATGAGTAAAAAAGCTACAAGACAAGCTTATGGAGAAGCTTTAGTAGAGCTTGGAAAAATAAATAAGAATATCGTAGTATTAGATGCAGATTTGACTAAATCTACAAAAACTAGTATGTTTCAAAAGGAATTTCCAGAAAGACATTTTAATGTAGGTATAGCAGAAGCTGATCTCATGGGAACAGCGGCAGGATTTGCAACTTGTGGAAAAATTCCTTTTGCTTCTACATTTGCAATGTTTGCTGCAGGTAGAGCATTTGAGCAAATAAGAAATACAATAGCCTATCCAAAATTAAATGTAAAAATTGCACCTACTCATGCAGGAATATCAGTAGGAGAAGATGGAGGATCGCATCAATCTGTAGAAGATATAGCTCTAATGAGATCTATTCCAGGAATGGTAGTGTTATCTCCAGCTGATGCAGTTGAAACTAAAAAAATGATATTTGCAGCAGCAGAATATGAAGGACCTGTATACATCAGAATGGGAAGATTAGATGTAGAAACAATATTTGATGAGGAAACTTATGACTTTCAAATAGGTATAGCTAATACTATAAGAGAAGGTAACGATGTAACAATAGCAGCAACTGGACTTATGACTTATGAAGCTCTAAAAGCAGCTGATATTCTTGCACAAGAAGGTATATCAGTAAGAGTTATAAATGTAGGAACTATAAAGCCTCTTGATGGAGAAACTATACTGAAAGCAGCTAAAGAAACTAAATTTATAATTACAGCAGAAGAGCATTCTGTAATAGGAGGACTTGGTTCAGCAGTATCTGAATTTTTATCAGAAGTATATCCTGCAAAAGTTAAAAAGTTAGGTATTTATGACAAATTTGGACAAAGTGGAAAAGCAAATGAGCTTTTAGAAAAATATGAACTTACAGCAGCTAAATTAGTATCTATGGTTAAAGAAAACATGTAA